Within the Pseudomonas fulva genome, the region CAGCGACCAGGCCCAGCGCTTCATAAACGGCGAGTACGTGCCGCAACACCTGAGTGCCGACGACGTAACTGCCAACACGCGCAGCACGCTGACACTGCGACCGGCGCCCTGAACGATCAGCGGCGCCGCAAATCGCGGGCATGAAAAAGCCCGCCATGGGGCGGGCTTTTCGAGTCAGCCGATCAATTACTTGATCTTGGCTTCCTTGTACGCAACGTGCTTGCGGACGACCGGATCGTATTTCTTGATCTCGATCTTGTCCGGAGTGGTGCGCTTGTTCTTGTCGGTGGTGTAGAAGTGGCCGGTACCGGCGCTGGACACCAAACGGATCAGTTCACGCATGACAGTCTCCTTAAACCTTTTCGCCGCGAGCACGAAGCTCGGCCAGCACTACGTCAATACCACGCTTGTCGATGATGCGCATGCCTTTGGTGGACAGACGCAGACGGACGAAGCGGTTTTCAGACTCGACCCAGAAGCGGTGATGCTGCAGGTTCGGCAGGAAACGACGACGGGTTTTGTTGTTCGCGTGGGAAATGTTATTCCCGGTTACCGGACCCTTACCGGTAACTTGACAGACTCTCGACATACCTCAGCCCTCTAAAACCACATGCCCAACCCGGCATGGGTTGGCCGCTTAATCTCTGTTTTTCGGCGCTGGGCGCCGCGTTTCTTCAGGGTCTTACCGGTGATAGATCGCGATCAAGCAACCGGGCCCCTAGAAAAGAGCGCTGCTTTATACCAGAAAGCCCCCACAGCAACAAGCGCGAACGCACTTAAAAATACCGGCCGTTCGGGCGCTGAGCCCCAGGCGGCGGGCATGGGCGCGAACGACCGCTCGTCGCCGTATTGCGTTGTTAGCCTGCATCTTATCGTTTAGGGTCTGTCCACGCGTTAACGCGACCCTCTCTCCCCCTCAGCCTTGTCACCAGCGGCCCGCCGGATGCGCGCCGTTTCGTTCAGGAGATCACCATGCGCCTTGCCCTGTTGCCGCTGCTCGTCGCCCCGCTGTTCGCCCAGGCCGCGACCCTGAGCGTCTGTACCGAAGCCAGCCCCGATGGTTTCGATGTGGTGCAGTACAACTCCCTGACCACCACCAACGCCTCGGCCGACGTGCTGATGAACCGCCTGGTCGAATTCGACGCCGCCAACGGCAAGCTGGTGCCCAGCCTGGCCAGCAGCTGGACGATCTCCGACGACGGCCTGACCTATACCTTCACCCTGCGCCCTGACGTCTTGTTCCACCGCACCGACTACTTCAAGCCCAGCCGCCCGACGCTGGAAGCCGATGACGTGCTGTTCAGCTTCCAGCGCATGCTCGATGCCAACCACCCCTGGCACAAGACGGCCACCAGTGGCTATCCCCATGCCCAGTCCATGCAGTGGCCCGCGCTGATCAAGGCGGTGGAGAAGGTCGACGCCCATACCGTGCGTGTCACCCTGAACAAACCGGACGCGACCTTTCTCGCCACCCTGAGCATGGGCTTCGCCTCCATCTATTCCGCCGAGTACGCCGACCAGCTGCTCAAGGCCGGCACGCCGGAAAAGCTCAACAGCCAGCCGATCGGTACCGGCCCCTTCGTGTTCCGGCGCTTCCAGAAGGATGCCGCGGTGCGCTACACGGCCAACGCCGACTACTTCGCTGGCAAGCCAGAGGTCGACAACCTGGTCTTCGCCATCACCCCGGATGCCAATGTGCGCCTGCAGCGCCTGCGCCGCGGCGAATGCCAGATCGCCCTGTCGCCCAAACCGGTCGACGTCGAAGCGGCGAGCCAGGATGCGGGCCTCGGCACCGTGAAGACCGCCGCCTTCATGACCGCCTTCGTGGCCCTCAACAGCCAGCACCCGCCGCTGGACAAACCCGCCGTGCGCCAGGCGATCAACCTGGCGTTCGACAAGCGCAGCTACCTCAAGGCCGTGTTCGAAAACAGCGCCGAGCCGGCCGACGGCCCCTATCCGCCCAACACCTGGAGCTACGCCAGCGACCTGCCGGGCTACGCCCATGACCCGCAGAAGGCCCGCGAGCTGCTCAAGGAGGCCGGGCTGGCCGATGGTTTCAGCACCACCATCTGGACGCGCCCCTCGGGCAGCCTGCTCAACCCCAACCCCAGCCTCGGTGCACAGCTGCTGCAGGCCGACCTGGCCGAGGTCGGCATCAAGGCGCAGATCCGGGTGATCGAGTGGGGCGAGCTGATCCGCCGCGCCAAGGCCGGTGAGCATGACCTGCTGTTCATGGGCTGGGCCGGCGACAACGGCGACCCGGACAACTTCCTGACCCCACAATTTTCCTGCGCCTCGGTGGAGTCCGGGCTGAACTTCGCGCGTTTCTGCGATGCCAAGCTCGACAAGCTGATCGCCGACGGCAAGGCCGTCAGCGACCAGGCCAAGCGCAGCGCGCTGTATCAGGACGCCCAGGCGATCATCCAGCAACAGGCGCTGTGGCTGCCGCTGGCCCACCCGACCGCCTACGCACTGACCCGCAAGGGCGTCGAGGGCTACAGCGTGAGCCCCTTCGGCCGGCAGGATTTCTCCCGGGTCAGCGTGCCGTGACCGCTGCGGGCTGCCCCTCCCTGGCGCAGGGCAGTCCGCTGTCGATAAAGCATGCCGGTGGCTGTCACCGGCATGACATACGGCTGCCGCACCCTGTTGGCTTTTCAACCGCAGGGAATCATCCGGCATGCGTCGCACTCTTCGTCTTCACACCCTTCTCGCCGGTACGGCCTGCTGGGCCTCGTTCGCCATCGCCCAGGACAGCGTCACCGCCTATCCCGCCACACTGGCCGGCCATGCAGTGATGCCGGCGGCGAGCTTCATTCAGCCGCCCGCCGATGCGCCGGCGGATTTTGCCATCAGCGGCAAATTCTCCAACGGCCAGCGCAACGAGCAGGTCGGCAGCGTGCAAGGCCTGTCGGCCAACCGTCCTACCGGTATGTCGCTGCCTTTCCACGGCCAGCCGCTGCAGGGCCACTCCGGCATCAAGCACATGCCGGACGGCAGTTTCTGGGTGCTCACCGACAACGGCTTCGGCACCCAGGCCAACTCCGCCGATGCCATGCTCCACCTCAGCCATTACGCCATCGACTTCAAGCGCGGCGAGTTCAAACGCTTGGCCACGGTGTTTCTCAGCGACCCCGACAAGAAGGTGCCGTTTCGCATCGTTCACGAGGGCACGCCGGCGCGCTACCTGAGCGGCGCGGATTTCGACCCGGAAAGCTTCCAGCTGATCGGCGACTCCATCTGGATCGGCGACGAATTCGGCCCCTACCTGATCAAGACCGATCTGCAGGGCCGCGTGCAGGCGGTGTTCGACGTCGAGGCCGACGGCAAGCCGGTGCGCTCGCCCGACAATCCCGCCGTCACCACCCCAGCCTGGCCAGCCGACGCGATGAACTTCCAGGTGCGCCGCTCCAAGGGCCTGGAAGGCATGGCCGCCGCCAAGGACGGCAGCAAGCTCTATGCGCTACTGGAAGGCCCGCTGTGGGAGGCGGCCAGCCAGGGTGCCGAGCAGCGCGACGGCAAGAACGTGCTGCGGGTGCTCGAGTTCGACGTTGCCAGCGAAGCCTGGACGGGGCGCCACTGGTTCTACCCGCTGGAGCAACCCGGCCACGCCATCGGCGACTTCAACATGATCGATGTGGCGAGCGGCCTGGTGATCGAGCGCGACAACGGCGAAGGCACGGCGGACAAGGCCTGCCCGCCGGGCGAAAAGGGCACCACCTGCTTCTCGGATATCGCCCGCTTCAAGCGCGTCTACAAGGTCGCCTTCGACGACAGCAACGTCGGCCAGGCCGTGCGCAAGGTCGGTTACATCGATCTGCTCGCCATCCAGGACCCGCACGGTATCGCCCGCAAGCCGCTGAACGGTGGCGTGCTGACCTTTCCGTTCTTCACCATCGAGAACGTCGACATCGTCGATGAGCGCCATATCGTGGTCGGCAACGACAACAACCTGCCGTTCTCCAGCAGCCGCGAACCGAACAGGGCTGACGACAACGAACTGGTGCTGCTGGAAGTCGGCGAATTGCTGCAAGCCCGCTGACGGCTTCCGAGCTGCCGTCTACATCCAGCCATGCTCGACCATCGACAGCGGCTCGCCGTCACCGACGATGAAATGATCGAGGATGCGCACTTCGACCAGCGCCAGCGCCTCCTTCAGGCGCTGGGTCAGCACCTTGTCGGCCTGGCTCGGCTCGGCGACGCCCGATGGATGGTTGTGGGTGAGAATCAGCGCCGCAGCGTTATGGGCCAGGGCGCGCTTGACCACCTGCCGCGGGTAGACGCTGGCGCTGTCGATGGAGCCGTGGAACAGCGCCTCGAAGGCCAGCACGCGGTGCTTGGCATCGAGAAACAGGCAAGCGAACACCTCGTGGGGCTCGTGGCGCAGTTGTGCCTTGAGGTAGTCACGCACCGCCTGGGGGCTTTCCAGGGCCGAGTCGCGGCGCAGTTGCTCGGCCAGGTGGCGACGGCCCATTTCCAGTACCGCCTGCAGCTGGGCGAACTTGGCCGGGCCGAGCCCCAGGTGTTGGCTGAAGGACGGCAGGTCGGCCTGCAACAGGGCGCGCAGGCTGCCGAAATCGGCGAGCAGGTGGCGCGCCAGGTCCACCGCACTCTGCCCGGCCACGCCGGTACGCAGGAAGATCGCCAGCAGCTCGGCGTCGGTCAGGCTGGCCGCCCCCTGGGCCAGCAGCTTTTCCCGCGGGCGCTCTGCCGCGGGCCACTCACGAATGCTCATCAGACATGCCCTGCCCAGCCAATTCCCACCGCCGTTGCGCTCGCCCGGCGTGCCGCTGCTCCCCTGCTGCCGCTGTGCTATCGTAGCCCGGTTTTTCGCAGAGCGCCGGGCCTGGGGAGGTCTCGGGCATCTGCGTCTGTAACTACACACGACAAAGGCGGAGTTATGCAGCGGCTGTATCGCAAACGCATCATCCTCGGCGTGGGTGGCGGCATCGCGGCGTACAAGAGCGCCGAGCTGGTCCGCCGCCTCAAGGATCAGGGTGCCGAAGTGCGCGTGGTCATGACCCAGGGTGGTCGCGAATTCATCACCCCGCTGACCCTGCAGGCGCTGTCCGGCCACCCGGTGCATCTGGACCTGCTCGACCCGGCGGCCGAAGCCGCCATGGGCCATATCGAGCTGGCACGCTGGGCCGACCTGGTGCTGATCGCCCCGGCCACCGCCGACCTGATGGCGCGCCTGGCCCAGGGCGTGGCCGATGACCTGCTGACCACCCTGGTGCTGGCCACCGATGCCCCGGTGGCCCTGGCGCCGGCGATGAACCAGGCGATGTGGCGCGACCCGGCGACCCTGGCCAACGTCGAGCTGCTGCGCAGCCGCGGCCTGAAACTGTTCGGCCCGGCCTCCGGCAGCCAGGCCTGTGGCGACGTCGGCCTGGGCCGCATGCTCGAAGCCGATGACCTGGCGCAGCTGGCCGCCGACTGCTTCGAACACCGGGCACTGAGCGGCAAGCACGTGCTGATCACCGCCGGCCCGACCCAGGAAAACATCGACCCGGTGCGTTACATCACCAACCACAGCTCCGGCAAGATGGGCTTCGCCCTCGCCGAAGCGGCCGTGGAAGCCGGCGCCAAGGTCACCCTGATCAGCGGCCCGGTGCACCTGGCCACACCGGATCGGGTCAATCGCATCGACGTGGTCAGCGCCCGCGACATGCTCGCCGCCTGCGAAGCGGCGATGCCCTGCGACATCCTCATCGCCGCCGCCGCCGTGGCCGACTACCGCCCGGAAGTTGTCGCCCAGCACAAATTGAAGAAAGACCCCAACAGCGGTGATGGTCTGCTGTTGCAGATGGTGCGCAACCCGGACATCCTCGCCACCCTGGCGCACCGTGACGACCGGCCGTTCAGCGTCGGCTTCGCCGCCGAGACCGAGAATTTGCTCGAATACGCCTCGCGCAAGCTCAAGGACAAGAACCTCGACCTGATCGTCGCCAACGACGTGGCCAACCCGAGCATCGGTTTCAACAGCGAGGACAACGCGATCACCATCATCGATCGCGGGCTGCAGCAGACCAGCTTCGCGCAGACCAGCAAGGGCAAGATCGCCCGCCAGCTGGTGAGCTTCATCGCCGCGCAGCAACCCAAACACTGACCTTCATTCCCACGGAAGCCCTGATCGCCCCATGCACGCCCTACAAGCCAAGATCCTCGACCCCCGCCTCGGCAGCGAATTCCCCATGCCCGCCTACGCCACGCCCGGTTCGGCCGGCCTGGACCTGCGCGCCATGCTCAAGGAAGACCTGACCCTGGAGCCGGGCCAGACCGTGCTGATCCCCACCGGCCTGGCCATCCACGTCGCCGACCCGGGCCTGGCCGCACTGATCCTGCCGCGCTCGGGCCTGGGCCACAAACACGGCATCGTGCTCGGCAACCTGGTCGGCCTGATCGATTCGGATTACCAGGGCGAGCTGATGGTGTCGTGCTGGAACCGCGGCAATACCGTGTTCAAGATGGCCATCGGCGAGCGCATCGCCCAACTGGTGCTGGTGCCGGTCATCCAGGCACGCTTCGAGGTGGTCGAGGAATTCGGCGACAGCGAACGCGGTGCCGGCGGATTCGGCCACTCGGGTACCAAGTGATCCCCTTCTAGTTCGCCAGGAGACGTCGGATGAAAGGCTTCAAACGCGCGCCCAAGGAAGAACGCCCCGGCGATTCGCACTCCAGCACCCGCGGCCGGTCCATGGCTGCTGCCGACCTGCTGCCCGGCGCACTAGTCGCCACCCTTGGCGTGGCCCTGGCCGGCGCCATCCTCTGGTTCGCCGCGGTGAGCCCGGCGCAGCAGCTGCAGCAGCAACAGCTCAGCCAGGCCTGGGGCAGCAGCCAGGCGGCCAGCCTGCAGCAGGCCCTCAGGCAACTCAGCGCCGACACCCTGGCCGCCGCGGGTAACCCGGTGCTCTCGCAAGCGCTGCAGAGTGGCGACGACGCCCAGGTGCGCAATGCCGAGAACGGCCTGCGCTACTGGAACGGCGTGGTCGATGCCCAGCTCAACCTGCCCGGCCAGGCGGTACCGGACAGCTCACGCAGCGCGCCGATGAACTTCGCCGCGCTGGACCTGCTGCGCCGCCTGGAGGCCGGTCAGGCGCCAGCCGTGGAAGCCTATCGGGTCGGTGAGCGCTGGCTGGCCTACAGCGTGGCGCCGGTGCGCCAGGACGACAAGCAGCCCATGGTCGGCACCCTGCTGCTGGCCGTCGACCTCAACCGCCTGCTCGGCAACCTGCCGCCGCTGCCGGCCGATGTCGGGCAGATCCAGCTGGTGCAGCGCTTCGATGCCGGCGCCGCCCAGGTGCTGGCCCAGCGCGGCCAGGCCGACGGCACCGCCCAGCCGTTCGCCACCGGCAATCCGCACTGGACGCTGAACTTCACGCCGGCTGCCGGGCTTGGCGCCACGAGCCTGTCACCCGCACTGCTGGGGCTTGCCCTGCTGGTCGCACTGATCGGCGCACTGGCCGGGCTCTATCTGGCCAACCGCCGCCTGCAGCAGCGCCTGGCAGGTGATGTCGCGCAACTGACCGAATTGGTAAAAGAACTCTCCGCGGGCAAAGCCGTCAAAGCCTTCAGCTTGAGCCTGCCCGCCCTTAACGACCTGGCGCAGAACCTGAGCCGACTGCCCCGTCGCGCCCAGGAACCCGTGGCGACCCGCCCGGATCTCGTGGCCAGTGAAACACCCAGTAGTCGCGTCGCAGCCAAGCCGGCGGATTTCGTGAATCCGCTGTTTCAAGACACCGATATTCTCGATATCGACATCCTCGACGACGACCAGGATCTCCTGGGACTGGAGCAGACACCGATCATGACCGCGCCGCAAGCCCCGAAACTCCCAGCAGACATCTTCCGAGCCTATGACATCCGCGGTGTGGTGGGCGCCGGCCTGACCCCGGAAACCGCCTACTGGATCGGCCGCGCCATCGGCTCCCAGAGCCTGGCCGAGGGCGAGCCCAACGTTGCCGTGGGCCGCGACGGCCGGCTGTCCGGCCCGAGCCTGGTCGAGCAGCTGATTCAGGGCGTGGCCGACAGCGGCTGCCAGGTCAGCGACGTCGGCATGGTGCCGACCCCGGTGGTCTACTTCGCTGCCCACGTGCTGGCCGGCAAGACCGCGGTGATGCTCACCGGCAGCCACAACCCGCCGGACTACAACGGCTTCAAGATCGTCATCGCCGGTGACACCCTGGCCAACGAGCAGATTCAGGCGCTGAAAACCCGCATCGACACCAACGACCTGAGCAGCGGTGAAGGCAGCGTCGAACGCGTCGACCTGCTGCCGCGCTACCTGGAGCAGATCCGCAGCGACATCGCCATGGCCAAGCCGCTGCGCGTGGTGGTCGATTGCGGCAACGGCGCCGCCGGGGTGATTGCCCCGCAGCTGATCGAAGCCCTGGGCTGCAAGGTGATTCCGTTGTACTGCGAGGTCGACGGCAACTTCCCCAACCACCACCCGGATCCGGGCAAGCCCGAGAACCTGGTCGACCTGATCGCCAAGGTCAAGGAAGAGAACGCCGACGTCGGCCTGGCCTTCGACGGCGATGGCGACCGCGTGGGCGTGGTCACCAACACCGGCACCATCGTCTACCCGGACCGCCTGCTGATGCTGTTCGCCAAGGACGTGGTTTCCCGCAACCCGGGCGCCGACATCATCTTCGACGTCAAATGCACCCGTCGCCTGACCCCGCTGATCAGCGGCTACGGCGGCCGCCCGGTGATGTGGAAGACCGGTCACTCGCTGATCAAGAAGAAGATGAAGGAAACCGGCGCGCTGCTGGCCGGCGAGATGAGCGGCCACGTGTTCTTCAAGGAACGCTGGTTCGGCTTCGACGACGGCATCTACGCCGCCGCACGCCTGCTGGAGATTCTCAGCCAGGACAAGCGCACCGCCGAGCAGGTGTTCGCCGCCTTCCCCAACGACGTGTCGACCCCGGAAATCAACGTGCAGGTCACCGAGCAGACCAAGTTCCCGATCATCGAGCGCCTGCAGCGTGAAGGTCAGTGGGGCGAAGGCAGTGTGACCAACCTCGACGGTGTGCGCGTCGATTACCCGAAAGGCTGGGGCCTGGTGCGCGCCTCCAACACCACGCCGGTGCTGGTGCTGCGCTTCGAAGCGGAAAGCCAGGCCGAGCTGGAGCGGATCCAGGAACTGTTCCGCTCGCAGATGCACCGCGTCGCCCCTGACGTCCAACTACCGTTCTGACCCGTCCAGCACTGGAGCCCCGCATGACCCTAGAGCGTGAAGCCGCCACCAACGTCGCCAAGGTGCTGTCCGAAGCACTGCCGTACATCCGTCGCTTCGTTGGCAAGACCCTGGTGATCAAGTACGGCGGCAACGCCATGGAAAGTGATGACCTGAAGGAAGGCTTCGCCCGCGACATCGTGTTGATGAAGGCGGTGGGCATCAACCCGGTGGTGGTTCACGGCGGCGGCCCGCAGATCGGTGATCTGCTCAAGCGCCTCTCCATCGAAAGCCACTTCATTGATGGCATGCGGGTGACCGACGCGGCGACCATGGATGTGGTGGAAATGGTGCTCGGCGGCCAGGTCAACAAGGACATCGTCAACCTGATCAACCGTCATGGCGGCAGCGCCATCGGCCTGACCGGCAAGGATGCCGAGCTGATCCGTGCGCGCAAGCTCACCGTCAGCCGGCAGACGCCGGAAATGACCCAGCCGGAAATCATCGACATCGGCCATGTCGGCGAGGTCACCGGGGTCAATACCGACCTGCTGAACATGCTGGCCAAGGGCGACTTCATCCCGGTGATCGCGCCGATCGGCGTGGGCCCGAAAGGTGAGTCCTACAACATCAACGCCGACCTGGTGGCTGGCAAGGTCGCCGAAGCGCTGAAAGCCGAGAAGCTGATGCTGCTGACCAACATCGCCGGCCTGATGGACAAGCAGGGCGAAGTACTCACCGGCCTGAGCACCGAACAGGTCAACGAACTGATCGCCGACGGCACCATCTACGGCGGCATGCTGCCGAAGATCAAGTGCGCCCTGGAAGCGGTACAGGGTGGCGTGACCAGCTCGCACATCATCGACGGCCGCGTGCCGAACGCGGTGCTGCTGGAGATCTTCACCGACGTGGGTAACGGCACCATGATCAGCAACCGCAAGCGTGCTTAAAAAAGCGACCAGCTGAGCGTCGGCCCTGCTGCGTTAAAAACAGACTCGAAATGCTCATGTACAAAAGTACACTCCGCTTTCTCGGCTGTTTTTGCCTTGCATGGCTCTAGCTCGCTTGGTCTGGATCTGCTGAAAACAACAACGCCGGCTATCGCCGGCGTTGTTGTTTTTGCAGCATCAGCTTCGCAGCGGTTTTATTGACTCTGACTGCTAGGTGGCGCAAGTGGCCTTTCGTAGGGTGGACGACGCTTTACCCGTCCACCGCTCTGCGATCGCAATGGTGGACAAAAAGAGCGTTGTCCACCCTACGCTGGGAGCGGCCGCTTCCGCCTTCAATCAGCCCCATCAACGAATCGCGTAGATATCCTTCTCGTTCGCTTCGGCGTACTCGTACAGCCGCGCCAGGTAGGCCTTCTGCTGCTCCCAGACCTTCTGTGCGGCCGGGTCGGCGGCGGCGGTAGCGTCGACCACCTCGGCCGAGACTTCCTTGAGCCTGGCGAGCACGTCGTCCGGCAGGCGGCGTACGTCCACACCGTCCTTTTTCAGCTGTTCCATGGCTTCCATGTTCTTGGCGTTGTAGTCGTCGAGCATGTCGCCGTTGACATCGCGGGCCGCGGCGCGAACGATGGCCTGCAGGTCGGCCGGCAGGGTTTCCCAGGCCTTGAGGTTGACGTCCAGCTCGAAGGTGACGTTCGGCTCCTGCCAGCCCGGCGTGTAGTAGTACTTGGCCGCCTTGTGCAGACCCAGCGCCTGGTCGTTGTAGGGGCCGATCCATTCGGTGGCGTCGATGGCGCCGGTCTGCAGGGCGGTGAAGATCTCCCCGGCAGGCATGTTCACCACGGTGCCGCCGACCTTGCTCAGCACTTCACCGCCCAGGCCCGGGGTGCGCATCTTCAGGCCCTTGAGGTCGTCGACCGAATTGATTTCCTTGTTGAACCAGCCGGCGGTCTGCACGCCGGTGGCGCCGCAGGCCATCGGCAATACGCCATAGGGCTTGTAAACCTCTTCCCAGAGCTGGATGCCGCCGCCGTAGTGCAACCAGGCGTTCATTTCCTGGGCGTTGGGGCCGAACGGCAGGGCGCAGAAGAACTGTGCGGCGGGCACCTTGCCCTTCCAGTAGTAGGGCGCACCGTGGCCCATTTCCGCGGTGCCGCGCGATACCGCATCGAACACTTCCAGGGCCGGCACCAGCTCACCGGCGGCATAGACCTTGATCTTCAGGCGACCGTTGCTCATCTGCTCGACCAGCTTGGCGAAGCGCTCGGCACCGACGCCGACTCCGGGGAAGTTCTTAGGCCAGGAGGTGACCATTTTCCAGTTGAAGGTC harbors:
- a CDS encoding ABC transporter substrate-binding protein — protein: MRLALLPLLVAPLFAQAATLSVCTEASPDGFDVVQYNSLTTTNASADVLMNRLVEFDAANGKLVPSLASSWTISDDGLTYTFTLRPDVLFHRTDYFKPSRPTLEADDVLFSFQRMLDANHPWHKTATSGYPHAQSMQWPALIKAVEKVDAHTVRVTLNKPDATFLATLSMGFASIYSAEYADQLLKAGTPEKLNSQPIGTGPFVFRRFQKDAAVRYTANADYFAGKPEVDNLVFAITPDANVRLQRLRRGECQIALSPKPVDVEAASQDAGLGTVKTAAFMTAFVALNSQHPPLDKPAVRQAINLAFDKRSYLKAVFENSAEPADGPYPPNTWSYASDLPGYAHDPQKARELLKEAGLADGFSTTIWTRPSGSLLNPNPSLGAQLLQADLAEVGIKAQIRVIEWGELIRRAKAGEHDLLFMGWAGDNGDPDNFLTPQFSCASVESGLNFARFCDAKLDKLIADGKAVSDQAKRSALYQDAQAIIQQQALWLPLAHPTAYALTRKGVEGYSVSPFGRQDFSRVSVP
- the rpmB gene encoding 50S ribosomal protein L28 produces the protein MSRVCQVTGKGPVTGNNISHANNKTRRRFLPNLQHHRFWVESENRFVRLRLSTKGMRIIDKRGIDVVLAELRARGEKV
- the coaBC gene encoding bifunctional phosphopantothenoylcysteine decarboxylase/phosphopantothenate--cysteine ligase CoaBC, coding for MQRLYRKRIILGVGGGIAAYKSAELVRRLKDQGAEVRVVMTQGGREFITPLTLQALSGHPVHLDLLDPAAEAAMGHIELARWADLVLIAPATADLMARLAQGVADDLLTTLVLATDAPVALAPAMNQAMWRDPATLANVELLRSRGLKLFGPASGSQACGDVGLGRMLEADDLAQLAADCFEHRALSGKHVLITAGPTQENIDPVRYITNHSSGKMGFALAEAAVEAGAKVTLISGPVHLATPDRVNRIDVVSARDMLAACEAAMPCDILIAAAAVADYRPEVVAQHKLKKDPNSGDGLLLQMVRNPDILATLAHRDDRPFSVGFAAETENLLEYASRKLKDKNLDLIVANDVANPSIGFNSEDNAITIIDRGLQQTSFAQTSKGKIARQLVSFIAAQQPKH
- the dut gene encoding dUTP diphosphatase, with translation MHALQAKILDPRLGSEFPMPAYATPGSAGLDLRAMLKEDLTLEPGQTVLIPTGLAIHVADPGLAALILPRSGLGHKHGIVLGNLVGLIDSDYQGELMVSCWNRGNTVFKMAIGERIAQLVLVPVIQARFEVVEEFGDSERGAGGFGHSGTK
- a CDS encoding esterase-like activity of phytase family protein, which produces MRRTLRLHTLLAGTACWASFAIAQDSVTAYPATLAGHAVMPAASFIQPPADAPADFAISGKFSNGQRNEQVGSVQGLSANRPTGMSLPFHGQPLQGHSGIKHMPDGSFWVLTDNGFGTQANSADAMLHLSHYAIDFKRGEFKRLATVFLSDPDKKVPFRIVHEGTPARYLSGADFDPESFQLIGDSIWIGDEFGPYLIKTDLQGRVQAVFDVEADGKPVRSPDNPAVTTPAWPADAMNFQVRRSKGLEGMAAAKDGSKLYALLEGPLWEAASQGAEQRDGKNVLRVLEFDVASEAWTGRHWFYPLEQPGHAIGDFNMIDVASGLVIERDNGEGTADKACPPGEKGTTCFSDIARFKRVYKVAFDDSNVGQAVRKVGYIDLLAIQDPHGIARKPLNGGVLTFPFFTIENVDIVDERHIVVGNDNNLPFSSSREPNRADDNELVLLEVGELLQAR
- the algC gene encoding phosphomannomutase/phosphoglucomutase codes for the protein MTAPQAPKLPADIFRAYDIRGVVGAGLTPETAYWIGRAIGSQSLAEGEPNVAVGRDGRLSGPSLVEQLIQGVADSGCQVSDVGMVPTPVVYFAAHVLAGKTAVMLTGSHNPPDYNGFKIVIAGDTLANEQIQALKTRIDTNDLSSGEGSVERVDLLPRYLEQIRSDIAMAKPLRVVVDCGNGAAGVIAPQLIEALGCKVIPLYCEVDGNFPNHHPDPGKPENLVDLIAKVKEENADVGLAFDGDGDRVGVVTNTGTIVYPDRLLMLFAKDVVSRNPGADIIFDVKCTRRLTPLISGYGGRPVMWKTGHSLIKKKMKETGALLAGEMSGHVFFKERWFGFDDGIYAAARLLEILSQDKRTAEQVFAAFPNDVSTPEINVQVTEQTKFPIIERLQREGQWGEGSVTNLDGVRVDYPKGWGLVRASNTTPVLVLRFEAESQAELERIQELFRSQMHRVAPDVQLPF
- a CDS encoding TRAP transporter substrate-binding protein encodes the protein MKRRQILAAAGVGIAAGALVGCKEEAGAADASKPAAEARTFNWKMVTSWPKNFPGVGVGAERFAKLVEQMSNGRLKIKVYAAGELVPALEVFDAVSRGTAEMGHGAPYYWKGKVPAAQFFCALPFGPNAQEMNAWLHYGGGIQLWEEVYKPYGVLPMACGATGVQTAGWFNKEINSVDDLKGLKMRTPGLGGEVLSKVGGTVVNMPAGEIFTALQTGAIDATEWIGPYNDQALGLHKAAKYYYTPGWQEPNVTFELDVNLKAWETLPADLQAIVRAAARDVNGDMLDDYNAKNMEAMEQLKKDGVDVRRLPDDVLARLKEVSAEVVDATAAADPAAQKVWEQQKAYLARLYEYAEANEKDIYAIR
- the argB gene encoding acetylglutamate kinase, translated to MTLEREAATNVAKVLSEALPYIRRFVGKTLVIKYGGNAMESDDLKEGFARDIVLMKAVGINPVVVHGGGPQIGDLLKRLSIESHFIDGMRVTDAATMDVVEMVLGGQVNKDIVNLINRHGGSAIGLTGKDAELIRARKLTVSRQTPEMTQPEIIDIGHVGEVTGVNTDLLNMLAKGDFIPVIAPIGVGPKGESYNINADLVAGKVAEALKAEKLMLLTNIAGLMDKQGEVLTGLSTEQVNELIADGTIYGGMLPKIKCALEAVQGGVTSSHIIDGRVPNAVLLEIFTDVGNGTMISNRKRA
- the rpmG gene encoding 50S ribosomal protein L33, whose amino-acid sequence is MRELIRLVSSAGTGHFYTTDKNKRTTPDKIEIKKYDPVVRKHVAYKEAKIK
- the radC gene encoding RadC family protein, with the translated sequence MSIREWPAAERPREKLLAQGAASLTDAELLAIFLRTGVAGQSAVDLARHLLADFGSLRALLQADLPSFSQHLGLGPAKFAQLQAVLEMGRRHLAEQLRRDSALESPQAVRDYLKAQLRHEPHEVFACLFLDAKHRVLAFEALFHGSIDSASVYPRQVVKRALAHNAAALILTHNHPSGVAEPSQADKVLTQRLKEALALVEVRILDHFIVGDGEPLSMVEHGWM